In Primulina eburnea isolate SZY01 chromosome 14, ASM2296580v1, whole genome shotgun sequence, the following proteins share a genomic window:
- the LOC140811412 gene encoding LOW QUALITY PROTEIN: protein STICHEL (The sequence of the model RefSeq protein was modified relative to this genomic sequence to represent the inferred CDS: deleted 1 base in 1 codon), with the protein MTSVEMRGGSGGRGGIDPSNLHLKKELTQIRKAARNLKDPGTSSSWRSPLNSAPSLTKHHYVHHQKNERHDLIDGKAISSLSEQCLQRSLNEEINDNSSNVNVANDKGDVNVKEKERMVFLYNWKSQKSESEISRQIGVDDIENIKNIGLFLNQECVDDVDNMSDGRDGGGNDSKSDAYSSDKYASSIFKCKDTRFSPSIRRTIRKKSKRSNYSSASLWNHNEKLRKQMPLVGGTENIVEGSPSLGIGRYDLASLVDHSDDTEDYCNSEDLRRVSAISPLLAKLKNKGWAHSPTKLLRSQRKEDDSISYSTPALSTSSYNKHGLTNPSIIESWDATTGSINDADDEVDDQLDFPGRQGCGIPCYWSRRSTPKSRIGCGSCSPSLSDTLRRKGNSIFCGTRTMYHKRHHRSTVGSNKRRPISRTGAQSVVPLLANSGNGQGGSSMGSGSGNSDDGISTNFGELDLEASSRLDGRRWSSSCRSQEGLELAAFNGEIHEESSPENVRSLCHRYRPMFFEELVGQNIVVQSLTSAITRTRIAPVYLFHGPRGTGKTSAARIFAMALNCLATADSKPCGVCRECSDSISGKNRYLKEVDGSNKKGINNIKILLKNVSVIRLSALSQYKIFIIDECHLLPSKTWLTFLRLLEKLQPRVVFILITTDIDNIPHTILSRCQKHLFSKIRNGDIVTRLRKIAADENLDVELDALDLIASNADGSLRDSETMLDQLSLFGKRISISLVNELVGVVSDEKLLELLELAMSSNATETVIRARELMDSGVDPIALMSQMATLIVDIIAGTYPTLDARHNDSFLGGRNLSEKEVDRLKRALTLLSEAEKHLRLSSERSTWFTATLLQLGSMPSPNQSHSGSSRLQSSKATEEDRISILKEAAAHKQRTEGQFLPDKSGSPSSFVINAVHRNSTNKENPVSLTCAASFNSNTFQNQFLSGEGLRYSHDDFRSGKSSSRSMDSKMLADIWLQCIEKCHSKTLRQLLHSYGKLVSISEFKGGFVAHIAFGDSNVKTRAEGFLSSITNSFEIVLHRNVEVKIILVPDSSSQTKMDKNRAINMENKSTRSNITGGNSDLDLLHIPLKVSRGSFNVSEGHQIETSENTSISKERKMDIPVRRIESNIQEQRLETAWLQAMEKGTPGSMSRLKPERNQILPQDGMYNPNDMEPMNSLDVVPMKHWEDELNHEIKALKIKDEMQQQKEHVVKGISHCPISPSLLHNSGFTRDFNKDNMGYESGSGAGGCTALFCWNNTRTHRGGKDQRGTPINAHQNGRFSWFGVCARSRTSDNRYRR; encoded by the exons ATGACATCTGTAGAAATGCGCGGCGGAAGTGGTGGCAGAGGTGGGATTGATCCTAGTAACCTGCATTTGAAGAAGGAACTGACACAAATCCGGAAGGCCGCGAGAAATTTAAAGGATCCTGGAACTTCCTCCTCGTGGCGGTCACCACTGAATTCGGCCCCATCCCTCACCAAGCATCATTACGTGCATCATCAAAAGAATGAACGGCATGATTTGATTGATGGTAAAGCTATTTCTTCTTTGTCTGAGCAGTGTTTGCAACGGTCATTGAACGAAGAAATTAACGATAATAGTAGTAATGTTAATGTTGCCAATGATAAGGGCGATGTGAATGTGAAAGAGAAAGAGAGGATGGTGTTTTTGTATAATTGGAAGAGCCAGAAATCTGAGAGCGAAATAAGTCGGCAGATTGGTGTCGACGATATAGAGAACATCAAGAATATAGGGTTATTTTTGAATCAAGAGTGTGTTGATGATGTCGATAACATGAGTGACGGGAGGGATGGTGGTGGGAACGATTCTAAGAGTGATGCTTATTCGAGTGATAAGTATGCTTCTTCTATCTTCAAGTGTAAAGATACGAGATTTTCTCCATCTATTAGGCGTACTATTAGGAAGAAGTCAAAGAGGAGTAATTATTCTAGTGCCAGCTTGTGGAATCATAATGAAAAATTGCGAAAGCAGATGCCACTCGTTGGAGGCACCGAAAATATCGTGGAGGGTTCACCTAGTCTTGGAATAGGGAGGTATGATCTGGCGAGTTTGGTTGATCATTCAGATGATACTGAAGATTACTGCAACTCCGAGGACTTAAGGAGGGtgtcagcaatttctccattgctagCTAAGCTTAAAAATAAAGGTTGGGCTCATTCACCCACAAAGTTGTTGAGGAGTCAAAGGAAAGAGGACGACTCTATTTCATACAGTACACCTGCATTGTCAACTAGTTCTTATAATAAACATGGACTTACGAATCCTAGTATCATTGAGTCTTGGGAC GCCACTACTGGATCCATTAATGATGCAGATGATGAAGTCGATGATCAATTGGATTTTCCTGGGAGACAAGGATGTGGAATTCCTTGTTATTGGTCAAGAAGGTCCACACCAAAGTCTAGAATTGGATGTGGGAGTTGTTCTCCGTCTCTTTCAGATACGTTAAGGAGGAAAGGGAATAGCATCTTTTGTGGAACCCGGACAATGTATCATAAAAGGCATCACCGGTCAACCGTGGGATCCAACAAGAGGAGACCGATTTCTAGGACTGGTGCTCAAAGTGTTGTCCCCCTTCTTGCCAATAGTGGCAATGGACAAGGAGGATCATCTATGGGAAGTGGAAGTGGGAATAGCGATGACGGAATTTCCACAAATTTTGGGGAGCTTGATTTGGAGGCTTCGAGTCGGTTAGACGGAAGGAGGTGGTCTTCGAGTTGCAGGAGTCAAGAAGGGTTAGAGTTAGCTGCTTTCAATGGGGAAATACACGAGGAAAGTTCTCCTGAAAATGTCCGTAGCCTGTGTCACAGGTATAGGCCTATGTTTTTTGAGGAATTGGTTGGTCAAAATATAGTCGTCCAATCTCTCACAAGTGCAATTACAAGAACAAGGATCGCTCCTGTTTATCTTTTCCATGGTCCTCGTGGAACTGGAAAAACTTCAGCTGCGAGAATTTTTGCCATGGCTTTGAATTGCCTTGCCACTGCTGATTCTAAACCCTGCGGTGTCTGCAGGGAATGCTCAGATTCCATATCTGGTAAGAATAGGTATCTTAAGGAAGTTGATGGCTCTAATAAAAAGGGAATCAACAACATTAAAATTCTTTTGAAAAATGTCTCGGTGATACGGTTATCAGCCCTATCTCAATACAAGATTTTTATTATTGATGAATGTCACTTATTGCCCTCAAAGACATGGCTGACTTTTCTTCGACTCCTTGAGAAACTGCAGCCACGGGTAGTTTTCATCCTCATAACGACAGATATTGACAACATACCACACACCATATTGTCACGTTGTCAGAAGCACCTTTTTAGCAAAATCAGAAATGGAGACATTGTCACTCGGCTGAGGAAGATTGCCGCTGATGAAAATTTGGATGTTGAGTTGGATGCCCTAGATTTGATTGCTTCAAATGCGGATGGGTCGTTAAGAGATTCTGAAACCATGTTAGACCAGTTGAGTTTGTTTGGAAAAAGAATATCTATTTCCTTGGTGAATGAACTG GTTGGGGTTGTTTCTGATGAAAAATTGCTGGAGCTTTTGGAGTTAGCCATGTCATCCAACGCTACAGAAACAGTGATTAGAGCCAGAGAATTGATGGATTCAGGCGTTGATCCGATAGCATTAATGTCTCAAATGGCGACTCTTATTGTTGATATCATTGCTGGAACTTATCCTACCCTTGATGCCAGGCACAATGATTCTTTCCTTGGTGGGAGAAATT TGTCTGAAAAAGAAGTGGACAGATTAAAGCGTGCACTGACACTCCTCTCCGAAGCAGAAAAGCATCTAAGACTTTCAAGTGAACGATCAACTTGGTTCACTGCTACTCTGTTACAATTAGGTTCCATGCCTTCTCCCAATCAAAGTCATTCAGGAAGTAGTCGACTACAAAGCTCCAAGGCAACTGAAGAAGACCGAATAAGcatccttaaagaagctgctgcCCACAAGCAGAGAACCGAGGGCCAGTTTCTACCAGATAAATCGGGTTCTCCCTCATCCTTTGTGATAAATGCTGTTCACCGCAATTCAACTAACAAAGAGAATCCCGTTTCACTAACATGTGCTGCCAGTTTCAATTCCAATACCTTTCAAAACCAGTTTTTGAGTGGTGAAGGACTGAGATACTCACATGATGACTTCAGAAGTGGGAAATCTAGTTCAAGAAGCATGGACTCAAAGATGTTGGCTGATATATGGCTCCAGTGCATTGAGAAGTGTCATTCCAAGACATTGAGGCAACTCCTCCATTCTTATGGGAAGCTTGTATCAATATCCGAAtttaaag GTGGTTTTGTTGCTCACATTGCATTTGGTGATAGCAATGTCAAAACCAGAGCAGAAGGTTTTCTTAGCAGCATCACAAACTCTTTTGAAATTGTTTTACACCGCAATGTGGAGGTTAAAATTATCCTGGTACCAGATTCTTCAAGTCAAACGAAGATGGACAAAAACAGAGCAATAAACATGGAAAACAAATCCACACGATCAAATATAACAGGAGGTAATTCTGATCTTGATTTACTCCATATCCCATTGAAGGTATCAAGAGGAAGCTTTAATGTGTCCGAAGGTCATCAAATAGAAACTTCCGAAAACACTAGCATCTCAAAAGAGAGAAAGATGGATATTCCTGTCCGGAGAATCGAATCCAACATTCAAGAGCAGAGATTAGAAACTGCTTGGTTGCAAGCAATGGAGAAAGGAACTCCCGGATCAATGAGTCGTTTGAAACCCGAAAGGAATCAAATTTTGCCACAGGATGGAATGTATAATCCAAATGACATGGAGCCAATGAATTCTCTGGATGTGGTGCCAATGAAGCACTGGGAAGATGAGTTAAATCATGAAATCAAAGCTCTAAAGATCAAGGATGAAATGCAACAACAAAAGGAACATGTTGTCAAGGGGATCAGTCATTGCCCCATCTCTCCAAGCTTGTTGCATAATAGCGGCTTTACCAGAGATTTCAACAAAGATAACAT GGGATATGAATCAGGATCAGGAGCAGGCGGTTGCACTGCTTTGTTTTGCTGGAACAACACCAGAACTCATAGAGGGGGAAAG GATCAAAGGGGAACACCTATTAATGCACACCAAAATGGACGTTTTTCGTGGTTTGGAGTTTGTGCGAGATCGAGGACATCAGATAACAGATACCGTAGATGA